CGGGAGAGGAGCACGTCAATCTCGGTTCCGGCACCGATCTGCCCATCAGCGAACTGGCGCGGCTGGTGTGCGATGCGGTGGGGTTCGACGGCGAGATCGTCACCGATACGTCCAAGCCCGACGGCACCCCGCGCAAGCTGATGAGCGGCGACAAGCTCGCCGCCTTGGGCTGGAAGCCCACCATCGGGCTGCGCGAGGGCATTGCCGACGCTTACCGCGCCTTCCTGGCTGGAGAGCGCAAGGGTTGACGCAAATGCCAGTTCATACCAACGACGATCACCTTACAGCGCCTCGACATGACGATCCGCGTTTCGTTGTGCTCGGCGTGCCTGTCTCCGCGGTCACGATGGCGGAGGCGGTAGACCGGATCGAGCGCTGGGCCGGCGACGGAACGGGTCGTTTCGTCTGCGTTCGCGATGTCGCCAGCCTGATGGCGATTGTTGACAACCCGGCGATTTCGCCTCTGCATCGCGACGCCGCAATGATCGTTCCGGACGGGATGCCCCTTGTCTGGATCGGCAAAAGGCAGGGCCAACTGGTCGAGCGAGTATGCGGACCCGATCTGTTCGAGGAAATGCTGCGCCGTTCCGGCAGAACGGGTCTGAACCACTACTTCTACGGCGGAAAGCCTGGAATTGCCACGAAGCTGGCTAGCCAGTTCAAAAATCGCTTCCCCGATGCCCGCGTTGTTGGCGCGTCGACACCTCCGTTCCGGGACCTTAGCGAAACGGAGCGGGAAGAGACGCTTTCTGCCATCGCAGCCAGCGGTGCGGATGTGGTTTGGATCGGAATGTCGTCCCCCAAGCAGGATGTATGGATGTGGGAGAACGTCCATCGCCTGTCGCAAACGCTGATCGGCGTGGGGGCAGCTTTCGATTTTCATACCGGCGAAGTCCGTCGCGCGCCGCACTGGATGCAAAAGAATGGCCTCGAATGGCTCTTCCGCCTGCTGGCTGAACCCAAGCGCCTGTGGCGCCGGTATCTGGTCGTAGCGCCACGTTTCGTATGGAGGGTTTGGCGCGAGCGAACTGCTTCCGAGGCATGAGCCTCGCTCGCTTGATATGGTCGTCGTT
This is a stretch of genomic DNA from Aurantiacibacter arachoides. It encodes these proteins:
- a CDS encoding WecB/TagA/CpsF family glycosyltransferase, with the protein product MPVHTNDDHLTAPRHDDPRFVVLGVPVSAVTMAEAVDRIERWAGDGTGRFVCVRDVASLMAIVDNPAISPLHRDAAMIVPDGMPLVWIGKRQGQLVERVCGPDLFEEMLRRSGRTGLNHYFYGGKPGIATKLASQFKNRFPDARVVGASTPPFRDLSETEREETLSAIAASGADVVWIGMSSPKQDVWMWENVHRLSQTLIGVGAAFDFHTGEVRRAPHWMQKNGLEWLFRLLAEPKRLWRRYLVVAPRFVWRVWRERTASEA